From the genome of Pseudarthrobacter sp. NIBRBAC000502772:
GGGGTGGATGCGCCACCGATTGAACCGGGCTTACGGTGGTTCTTGTGAGCACCGTGTGAGGCGGGAGCGCCGTGGAAGCCGTGACGCTTCATAACACCGGCGAAGCCCTTACCCTTGGTGGTGCCAATAACGTCGATCTTCTGGCCGGCTTCGAAGAGCTCAACAGAAAGCTCCTGGCCCAGCTCGTAAGTGTCAGCATCTGCAGTGCGCAGTTCGACGACGTGGCGGCGAGGCGTGACGCCTGCCTTTTCAAAGTGACCAGCCAGCGGCTTGGTGACCTTGCGGGGATCGATCTGGCCGTAGCCGATCTGAACAGCTACGTAGCCATCAGTGTCTGCGTTGCGCAGCTGCGTGATGACGTTCGAATCTGCCTGAACCACAGTGACGGGGATGAGCTTGTTGTTCTCGTCCCAGACCTGGGTCATGCCGAGCTTCGTGCCCAGCAGGCCCTTTACGTTACGGGTTGCGGTCATAGTCTCTCAGCACCTCCCTACAGCTTGATTTCGATGTTCACGTCGGCCGGCAGGTCGAGACGCATAAGCGAATCAACAGCCTTCGGCGTGGGATCGATGATGTCGATAAGACGCTTGTGCGTGCGCATTTCAAAGTGCTCGCGGCTGTCCTTGTACTTGTGCGGAGAGCGGATAACACAGTAAATGTTCTTCTCCGTCGGCAGCGGCACGGGGCCAACTACCGTGGCGCCTGCGCGCGTGACCGTCTCAACGATCTTCCGTGCTGAAACGTCAATGACCTCGTGGTCATATGACTTCAGCCGGATGCGGATTTTTTGTCCCGCCATGTCGCCTGACTCTCTTTCAGTTAGTGCTGCTCCCGGTGAGGGCTGCTCTGTTCACTTTCTTGTTGCATGTGGCTGCCGAAGCATTTGAAGTCTGAACTACCACCCGCCGCACAAGCTGAATCCGGATGAATCCGGGTTCCTCAACCTGCCGACGTAACCGACCCCCGCGGTCGGGCGTGTCGCGCTTAGCACGCATACAAATCCGCAGTTCCATGGGGAGTGGGTTATGTTTGGGCTTCCACTTGGACCCTGACACCCGGCATTATCCGGATCGGGACACGAAGAAGCGCTTGAACAACTCATCTAGTATGCCGGATATTATGCCCAGAAGCGAATCTGCAGGCTGACACCTCCCCGTACTGCAGATGTGCTAGCGCACTGCGCATTCGGGCCCTGCGCGACCTGGGGTCATTGCCTTCGGCAACATCCGAATGGATGATGGGGGAATGACCGTCGAAAATGACGATTCCGTCCAGGATCTGGCCGACCGTCTGCCCAGCTCGTTCACCCTCGGTGTTGCCGCGGCCGCCTTCCAGATCGAAGGCTCCCTCTCCGCTGACGGACGGGGTCCCTCCGGTTGGGACGCCTTCGCGGAGAAACCCGGCGCCATCATCGATGGACACTCCCCAGCAGTGGCCTGCGACCACTACAACCGCTCGCCCGAAGATGTGGCTCTGATGCGGGACCTCGGCGTGGATTCCTACCGCTTTTCCATCTCCTGGCCGCGGATCCAGCCGGACGGCCGCGGCGCGTTCAACAAGCAGGGCCTGGACTTCTACGACCGCCTGATCGACCAGCTGCTCGAAGCCGGCATCTCCCCCATGGCCACCCTCTACCACTGGGATACGCCACTGCCCTTGGAGCACCGAGGCGGCTGGATGAACAGGGCCACCGCCGAACGGTTCGCTGAGTACGCAGGCGAAGCCGGCCGGCGATTTGGTGATCGCGTAGACCAATGGGTAACCCTCAACGAACCAGCCTCGGTAGTCCTCAACGGCTATGCGCTGGGCGTCCATGCCCCCGGACGGGATCTCCTCTTTGATGCCTTTCCTGCTGTCCACAACCAGCTGCTTGCCCATGGCATGGCCGTCCAGGCGCTGCGCGCAGCAGGGGTCCGCGGCGGAATCGGCGTAACCAACCTCCACTCCCCCGTCCGGCCGGCCACGCGAAAAATCACGGACAAATACATCGCGCTGGTTTTCGACCTGATGCTCAACCGCATCTATGCCGATCCGGTCCTCCTGGGCCAATACCCCCGCCCGCCGCTCATCGCCAAGCCCTGGTTCCGGTCGTTCGGAAGAATCCCCGACGCCGACCTCCGCACCATCCACCAGCCCCTGGACTTCTACGGCGTGAACTATTACTACCCCACGAAGGTGGCAGCCGGACGGGGTCCGGCCGAAAGCCCCACGGGTCCTGCCGAGGCGATGGTGCGGGTGCCGTTCCATCAGGAGCCGTTCCCCGAATATGGCACCACGGGTTTCGGCTGGCCGGTAGCGCCGGAGCACCTTGGCATCCTGCTGCGTGAACTAAAGGACCGCTATAAAGGGGAGCTGCCCCCGCTGTACATCACCGAAAGCGGCGCCAGCTTCCCGGAGCCCGACCACGTCAGCGGCCCCATTCAGGACCTGGGGCGGATCAGTTACATCGCGGACCACCTGCGGCACGCGCTGGAGGCGACGGCACCGGGCGGAATCGCCCACGACGTGGACCTCCGCGGCTACTACGTCTGGACGCTGATGGACAACTTCGAATGGGCCGCGGGGTACTCCCAGCGCTTCGGCCTGGTGCACGTGGATTTCGACACCCTGGAGCGCACACCCAAGGAATCGTTCTACTGGTACCGCGCGCTCAGCCAGGCCCGGAAATCACTGGCCGGCGAAGGCCAGCCCGGCTGAGCACCGGCGAACACCCCGGCCGGCCGAGGCCCGGTGGCCTTGCTACTTGTCCTTGTTTGCCCGGTTGATGCGCTTGGCGCGGTCAATCTCGGTGCGGAAATGCCTCTTGGCCCAGAAAACTCCGGCGACCACGGCGACCACGATGATCAGAAAAATCAGCCATTCCATGATGTACTCCTCTCGCTGTCAGCAACAGTATCAGTGCCGGCGGGACGGTTCCCTGCGGTCGTGGGACGGCGGGCTGGACTCAGGACCCGGGGTCACCTCTGGTCCCGCCTCCGGCGCCTGACCGGCCGTTCCACGGTTCAGGCGCCAGACGGCAAAGACGATCAGGCCCACAGCGATGAACGCCAACAGCAGGAACGTGTACTGCCGCATGGCCCACAGAATGCAGGCGGCCACCCCTGCCGCGCCCCACCAGACGAAGAGCCGTTCCCCCAGTCCAAGGCCTGCCATGAGCAGCAGGGCGAGGAGCACCAGGACCCACAGCTGCTGCCCAGCGTTCCCGCCGAACACTATGCCCAGGCCGCTCAGCGAGAGCAAAACAGAGGACGCGCCCACCAGGAACCGGCCGGCAGCTTGGCTGCCGGCGAAGTAGCGCAAGCCACCGAGGACAGCGGCCAGGACCACGTACCACTGGACAACCCAGAAGGGACTGGGAAGGTCGGTCAATAGCCGGCCTGTGCGATGTTCAGGCGCGTCCAGTTCGAAGATGGCAGCGCGCTGGATGGCTACTGTGAGCAGCAACGCACCCACTTCGAGGACGATCCGTTGCGCCTTTGCGGGAGCCTCCCTGTAGGACACCCCGACGGCGGCGGCCAGCACGGCGGCCGCCGTCCAGGACGTTACATCGTGCCGGATTCCCACCAAGACCACCAGCACGAGGCCGAGGAACGCCGCACCGGCAAGCGACCAACGACGCACCGGCTCGGCCTGCAACGGTCCGCTGCGCATGAGCCGCACGGCATAGAGGGCAGCCGAAGCCACGCCCGCGCCGGTCAGCCATGGCAGGAATCCGTCCCAGACACCGGGGACATCCTGATACGCCTCCGCCGCCAAGGCGACGGACCCGCCGAGCGCGGCCACGGCTGCGGGCGGATACAGCACCGGCAGATCCTCGACGTGCGATGCGGTAAAGCACACGGCTGACAGGGCCAGGACAGCCGCACCCGTCACCCAGTCGGCCGCCAACGGCGAGATCAGCAGCCCAACACCGGCAAACGAGCCGGCGGTAACCAGCCAGATCCAGCGCTCGACGTCCGCGTCGCCAGCGGTCTCTTGGTGACCATTCTGCTCGTGCCCTCTCTGAGTGAGCCCGTTCTGAGTAAGCCCGTTCTGCCGGCCCGCGTTCTGCTGGTGCCGCAGGATGCCGGCAGCGGTCGCAAGCAGCGCACCACCGAGCAGAGTCACGGCAGTGCCGGTGTGGCTCAGGACCGCGGTCACAAGGAACGTCCCGCCGAACGTGAACAGCGGGCCCAGTGCGAGCACGCCGAACAGCGCAGCATACACAGCGAAGTAACGGGCTCCGTAGGCACTGAAGAGTCTCCTGGCTACCACAGCAGAGACCAGCAGCAACAGCAGTTCCAGCAACACCACCCAGCGGCCGCCGTCGTCGTCCTGCGCCAGCAGCCCGACGTCGCCCGGCCTGGTCACGTAGACCAGCGGCAGCAATGCCTGCCCGGCCAGGGTGATCCAGACTGCAGCCTGCTGGAAGGGGATGTCAGCCAGCCGTGTGCGCATCAACCAGCGGACGGCATGCTGGGCCGCGAGTACCAGGGCAAAGGTCACCGAAACCACAGTGGGCGAGGCGGTGATGTCGTAGCTAAGGACCACTGCGAGGCCTGCCGTCAGCACGCGGGCCGCCACAAAGTACCAGCCCTTCCTGGCCCGCTGTTGCTCGGCCACCACCATCAGCGTGGAGTAGACCGCGAAGATACCCAGGATCAGTTCCACCCGAAGCAGATCGCCATCGCTGAGGACCAGCTGCACAACAAATGCAAACGGGGCCAACCAGAGTGCACCCGCCACTCTGCGAAGGAAGTACCCCGAGGCCGCAGCGCCTAGGGCCACGAGTCCTGCAGCGTACGTTTCCTGCCAGTCTGCGGAACCTGACTGCAAGAGGCTGGCAATGCCGGCCAACTGGAGAAGGAGCACTGCGCCCGCGTCAGCAAGAATCCCGCGGGGAGCACGACGGCGCCCCGCAGCAACCAGCGGAAAGCACAGCTGAAGTGCCAGCACGGTCACCAGGACCGTTGCCGGGTGGACCACTTCGTCCGCGATGACCACCGGGCCGCCGTCCCGCTGCAGCTGGTGAAAAGCTGTCAGGGCAAGTACGGTGGCTGCCGCCCTGGCGAACCACCAGTAGGCCCAGTGGTGTTGGCGCAGGGGCAGACGAACCGCAGTGATGAGCAAATATGCAACCACCAACAACAACGCCGCATTCCCGGCGCCTTGTGAAACGGCTTGGAACGCGACCGTCGCAGCGACCACGGACATACCCAGCGGCAAGGCCTCCCATACCGTTGCAACCCAGTCCGGTTCCGTAGCCGGCCGTGGAACCACCAGGGCTCCGATGACAAAAGCGGCAGCAAGCTGGATGATCACGCAGACGGCTGTCAGGCCGTGGTCCGGCGAGGCCTCAATGAACGGCATCCCGGCCAGAACCAGCGCACCCCCGGCACCGAAGACGCCCAAGGTTGCCTCCGGCGCCAACATCCGCATGCCCGCGCGTTCCAGGAGCGCCGTCAGGAGTTGCTGGCACACGAGTGCCAGCAACAGCGCGAACACGGACGCCTCGGCCCGCCCGGGGCCGTCATCCATCACTGCCGCAACAGTTACAGGGACCGCACAGGTAAGGGCCAACCGGGACCCCAGAACCAGCCGGCCGCGGAAATCACCTGCCGCGAAAACCCCACGGATCGCCCAGAAGCCGGCCGCGGCGAGCAGCATTCCGGCTAGCGGCCACGCGCCCATCGAAGGCGAAACTATGCCGGCCAACACCAGTGCGGCCACGGGCGCCCATTCGGCCCGGCCGGCCCACTTGGCTGCCAGCATCATGCCCGTGGCCAAAGATAATGCCACCGGCACCCACAGCGGCACCGCAGTACCCGCTGCGACTGAACCGTAGCCATCCATAGCGCGGAAAAAGCCGACAGCGGTCTCCTGAACGCTGAACGCCGTGGTGGCAGCGAGTTGCAGAGCGAACGTCGCCCGGGCATCAACCTGCCAGCGTTCTCCAGCGGCGTTTGGGCTGTTGCCGGCGCCGGACGAGCCCGCCTGCTGCTGGGGAAACCAGCCCGTCAGCCTGGCCGACAGGAACGCCAGCCCCACTGCCTGGGCGGCGAACAGTACGCCGGCGGCGAGCAGGGCATCGGTCCCCCGGCCGGTCAGGTGCCAGATCTCGACGGCGGCAGCTACAGTCAGGGCGGCCCGTGCCGCATAGAAGTTGATCAGCCTGAACCGCCCCGGAACAGCGGCCAAAAGGGCAAAATAGACTCCGCACATCCCGATGACCAGCGCGTACTCAGCTTTGTCCAAGTGCAACGGCACGCAGGTAGCAGCGACGGCAACGGCCGGAACCACCAACGGGTGCAGGACCATCAGCGGCCTGACATACACCGGCGGCAGCCAACGCGGCCGGGCCAGGGCAATGCCAGTTAGCAGCACGGCGACGGCTATGAGCGCAGCGAAATACCAGACGAGCGCGCCACCCAGGATTGAAACGCCGGAGAACGCTGTGGAAGCCACAAACGTGAAGGAAAGGTACACGAGAACCCTGCTCTCCAGCCGGACCGCCGCCGCAACATAAGCCGCGGTACCGATCAGCGACGTGATCAGCCAGGCAGACGGGCCGTGATGCAATGCGAAGTTGTACAGTGCCAGCCCGGTCACAGGAACCAGGGCAAGCCCGGTGCCGGTGAACGCCACGGCAGCAGGCTTCAGCCGCGGGACCCGGGCGTGCAGAACAAATCCCGCGCCATAGAAAAGCGCCGTGACTGCGCAGACGCCGGCAAAGCGCAACATGGGCGGAAGGCTGGTGCCGATGAAGAGTGCTGCGGCAGCCACCAGCAGCAGGCTGGCCACGTACAGCGTGATGTTGATGTTCTGCCGGTCCCGCTTTTCACGGCGGGCCTGGAGCTCAGCCGGTGTCTCCGGAAATGTCTGGAACGAGGCGGCCGGAGACTGCGGCGGAATCCTCGGTGGCACTGGCGTGGCCGGCGTGGGCACACTGCTGGCTGCCGCCGTCTCACGCTGCCCCAGGGGCGGGCCCTCCCCCAGCCGTGAGTCAGCGTCGGCAGAACTTGGCGATTGTGTGGCCCCCGGACTGGGCTGGCCGGACGCCTGAAGCTTGGCCACGGCGTCACGCCACCCCTGAAGGTGACCGGCGCGGTACCCCGCTTCATATGATTCGTCCCTCATGGCGATCCCTTTCCAGAGGGCAGGCCTGCCTGCACAATTAATCCATTGATTGGATTAATTGTAGCAAAGAACAGCCCCGCTGCACTAGCAGCGGGGCTGTTCCAAACTTCGCGTCAGGCCGTCAGACGGCGATCAGCTCCGTAATCAACAAGTAAATTACTTGATGATCTTGGTAACGCGTCCTGAACCAACGGTGCGGCCGCCTTCGCGGATAGCGAAGCCGAGGCCCTCTTCCATGGCGATGGGCTGGATGAGCGCAACGGTCATCTCAGTGTTGTCGCCAGGCATAACCATTTCCGTGCCTTCCGGCAGGGTGATAACGCCGGTTACGTCCGTGGTGCGGAAGTAGAACTGCGGGCGGTAGTTCGAGTAGAACGGGTTGTGACGTCCGCCTTCGTCCTTGGAGAGGATGTAGACGTTGGCCTCGAAGTCGGTGTGCGGGGTGATGGAACCCGGCTTGACGACAACCTGGCCACGCTCTACGTCATCGCGCTTCAGACCGCGGAGCAGGAGGCCACAGTTCTCGCCGGCCCATGCTTCGTCGAGCTGCTTGTGGAACATCTCGATACCGGTAACCGTGGTCTTCTGGACCGGGCGGATGCCGACGATCTCGACCTCGGAGTTGATGGCGAGAGTTCCACGCTCGGCGCGGCCCGTTACAACGGTGCCACGGCCGGTGATCGTGAAGACATCTTCGATCGGCATCAGGAACGGCTTGTCACGGTCACGTACGGGGTCCGGAACGGACTCGTCGACAGCTGCCATGAGGTCCTCGACGGACTTGACCCAAACCGGGTCGCCTTCGAGGGCCTTCAGACCGGAAACGCGAACAACGGGAGCTTCATCGCCATCGAAGCCCTGAGCCGAAAGCAGCTCACGAACTTCCATTTCAACGAGGTCCAGCAGCTCTTCGTCGTCAACCATGTCCGACTTGTTCAGCGCAACCAGCAGGTAGGGAACGCCAACCTGGCGGGCAAGCAGAACGTGCTCGCGGGTCTGAGCCATCGGGCCGTCAGTGGCGGCAACCACGAGGATTGCACCGTCCATCTGTGCAGCACCGGTGATCATGTTCTTGATGTAGTCAGCGTGACCCGGAGCGTCTACGTGTGCGTAGTGGCGCTTCTCGGTCTGGTACTCAACGTGGGAAATGTTGATCGTAATGCCACGCTGGCGCTCTTCCGGAGCAGAGTCAATCGACGCGAAGTCGCGCTGCTCGTTGAGAGTCGGGTACTTGTCGTACAGCACCTTGGAAATGGCGGCAGTCAGCGTCGTCTTACCGTGGTCAACGTGACCAATGGTGCCGATGTTGACGTGCGGCTTAGTCCGCTCGAACTTTGCCTTTGCCACAGGTTCCTCCTAGAACGTTTTCAAATGACTTACCCTTCGACCGCGCTTATCGCGGCAGAAACTCAGGCAAGTCTACTTGGGGGGCTTTGGATTGGTGAAATTGCAGATTCAGGAACTAATACTAGTCCCTCGAGCCTGTTCGCGCAGATGGCCGGGGCCCGGCTTGACCGGACCCGGCCACCTGCACCAGGTGAGCTTCCGTAAACCGGAAACGCACCCGAGTTTTTGCTGCGAAAGTCGGAAGACTACTCGCCGCGGTTCTTCTGGATGATCTCGTCGGCAAATGCCTTCGGGACCTCGGCGTAGCTGTGGAACGTCATGGAATACACAGCGCGGCCCTGGGTCTTGGAACGCAGGTCACCGATGTAGCCGAACATGCCGGACAGCGGGACGTGCGCACGGATGACCTTGACACCCTGCGCATCTTCCATGGACTGCATCTGGCCACGGCGGGAGTTGAGGTCACCGATTACTTCACCCATGTATTCCTCAGGGGTGCGGACCTCTACATCCATCAGCGGTTCGAGCAGGATGGGGTTCGCCTTGCGTGCGGCTTCCTTGAAAGCCATACGGCCGGCGATCTTGAACGCCATTTCCGAAGAGTCAACATCGTGGTAAGCGCCGTCGATCAGCGTCGCCTTGATGCCAACAACCGGGTAACCGGCCAGGACGCCGTCATTCAGTGCATCCTGGATACCGGCGTCAACCGACGGGATGTATTCGCGCGGAATGCGGCCACCAGTGACCTTGTTCTCGAACTCGTACAGCTCGCCCTCGGAAGTGTCCAGCGGCCCAATGGCAATCTGGATCTTTGCGAACTGACCCGAACCACCGGTCTGCTTCTTGTGCGTGTAGTCGTGACGCGCAACAACATTCTTGATGGTTTCGCGGTAAGCGACCTGCGGCTTGCCAACGTTGGCCTCGACCTTGAATTCGCGGCGCATGCGGTCCACCAGGATATCCAGGTGGAGCTCGCCCATGCCGGCGATGATGGTCTGACCGGTGTCCTCGTTGAGGGAGACCTGGAAGGTCGGGTCCTCAGCGGAGAGCTTCTGGATAGCCAGTGAGAGCTTCTCCTGGTCACCCTTGGTGTTCGGTTCGATGGCAACCGAGATCACGGGCTCCGGGAAGCTCATGGACTCGAGGACGATCTGGTTGCTGGAGTCACACAGGGTGTCGCCCGTGGTGGTGTCCTTCAGCCCGATCGCTGCGTAGATGTGGCCGGCGGTAGCGCCCTCAACGGGCATTTCCTTGTTGGCGTGCATCTGGAACAGCTTGCCGATGCGCTCCTTCTTGCCCTTGGTGGAGTTGACCACCTGAGCACCCGCTTCGACGTGACCGGAGTACACGCGGATGAAGGTGAGCTGGCCGAAGAAGGGGTGCGCAGCAATCTTGAACGCCAGAGCCGAGAACGGCTCCTCAGAGGAAGGCGCGCGCGTGAGTTCCTTCTCTTCGTCGCGAGGATCGTGACCGATCATCGGCGGAACGTCGAGCGGGTTGGGCAGGTAGTCAACCACGGCGTCAAGCATCGGCTGAACGCCGCGGTTCTTGAACGCGGAGCCACAGAAGACCGGGTAGAGCTCAGAGTTGATCGTCATCTTGCGGATGCCGGCCTTGAGCTCCTCGACGGAGAGTTCTTCACCCTCGAGGTACTTCTCCATGAGCTCTTCGGTAGCGTCAGCCACCGTCTCAACGAGGGCAGCCCGGTATTCCTTGGCCTTCTCCAGCAGATCCGCGGGGATCTCCTGGACCTCGTACTTGGCACCCATGGTGACGTCACCCTTGGAGTCGCCCGGCCAGACCAGCGCGCGCATTTCCAGGATGTCGACAACGCCGACGAAGTCGTTCTCGGCACCGATCGGCAGCTGCATAACGAGCGGCTTGGCACCGAGGCGGCTGATGATGGTGTCTACCGTGTAGTAGAAATCAGCACCGAGCTTGTCCATCTTGTTGACGAAGCAGATACGCGGAACGTTGTACTTGTCAGCCTGGCGCCAAACGGTCTCAGACTGGGGCTCGACGCCTTCTTTACCATCGAACACGGCAACGGCGCCGTCGAGGACGCGCAGTGAGCGCTCAACCTCGACGGTGAAGTCAACGTGGCCGGGGGTGTCAATGATGTTGATCTGGTTGTTGTCCCAGAAGCAGGTCACGGCGGCAGACGTGATGGTGATGCCGCGTTCCTTCTCCTGTTCCATCCAGTCAGTCGTCGAAGCGCCGTCGTGCGTTTCGCCGATCTTGTGGTTCACACCTGTGTAGAACAGAATGCGCTCGGTGGTGGTGGTCTTGCCAGCATCGATGTGAGCCATGATGCCGATGTTGCGGACCTTACTAAGGTCTGTAAGCACGTCCTGTGCCACGGTGTCTC
Proteins encoded in this window:
- the tuf gene encoding elongation factor Tu, whose amino-acid sequence is MAKAKFERTKPHVNIGTIGHVDHGKTTLTAAISKVLYDKYPTLNEQRDFASIDSAPEERQRGITINISHVEYQTEKRHYAHVDAPGHADYIKNMITGAAQMDGAILVVAATDGPMAQTREHVLLARQVGVPYLLVALNKSDMVDDEELLDLVEMEVRELLSAQGFDGDEAPVVRVSGLKALEGDPVWVKSVEDLMAAVDESVPDPVRDRDKPFLMPIEDVFTITGRGTVVTGRAERGTLAINSEVEIVGIRPVQKTTVTGIEMFHKQLDEAWAGENCGLLLRGLKRDDVERGQVVVKPGSITPHTDFEANVYILSKDEGGRHNPFYSNYRPQFYFRTTDVTGVITLPEGTEMVMPGDNTEMTVALIQPIAMEEGLGFAIREGGRTVGSGRVTKIIK
- a CDS encoding GH1 family beta-glucosidase, yielding MTVENDDSVQDLADRLPSSFTLGVAAAAFQIEGSLSADGRGPSGWDAFAEKPGAIIDGHSPAVACDHYNRSPEDVALMRDLGVDSYRFSISWPRIQPDGRGAFNKQGLDFYDRLIDQLLEAGISPMATLYHWDTPLPLEHRGGWMNRATAERFAEYAGEAGRRFGDRVDQWVTLNEPASVVLNGYALGVHAPGRDLLFDAFPAVHNQLLAHGMAVQALRAAGVRGGIGVTNLHSPVRPATRKITDKYIALVFDLMLNRIYADPVLLGQYPRPPLIAKPWFRSFGRIPDADLRTIHQPLDFYGVNYYYPTKVAAGRGPAESPTGPAEAMVRVPFHQEPFPEYGTTGFGWPVAPEHLGILLRELKDRYKGELPPLYITESGASFPEPDHVSGPIQDLGRISYIADHLRHALEATAPGGIAHDVDLRGYYVWTLMDNFEWAAGYSQRFGLVHVDFDTLERTPKESFYWYRALSQARKSLAGEGQPG
- the rpsJ gene encoding 30S ribosomal protein S10 yields the protein MAGQKIRIRLKSYDHEVIDVSARKIVETVTRAGATVVGPVPLPTEKNIYCVIRSPHKYKDSREHFEMRTHKRLIDIIDPTPKAVDSLMRLDLPADVNIEIKL
- the rplC gene encoding 50S ribosomal protein L3, which translates into the protein MTATRNVKGLLGTKLGMTQVWDENNKLIPVTVVQADSNVITQLRNADTDGYVAVQIGYGQIDPRKVTKPLAGHFEKAGVTPRRHVVELRTADADTYELGQELSVELFEAGQKIDVIGTTKGKGFAGVMKRHGFHGAPASHGAHKNHRKPGSIGGASTPSRVFKGMKMAGRMGAVRHTTLNLTVHAVDVEKSLLLIKGAVPGARGQVVLVRTAVKGA
- the fusA gene encoding elongation factor G yields the protein MAQDVLTDLSKVRNIGIMAHIDAGKTTTTERILFYTGVNHKIGETHDGASTTDWMEQEKERGITITSAAVTCFWDNNQINIIDTPGHVDFTVEVERSLRVLDGAVAVFDGKEGVEPQSETVWRQADKYNVPRICFVNKMDKLGADFYYTVDTIISRLGAKPLVMQLPIGAENDFVGVVDILEMRALVWPGDSKGDVTMGAKYEVQEIPADLLEKAKEYRAALVETVADATEELMEKYLEGEELSVEELKAGIRKMTINSELYPVFCGSAFKNRGVQPMLDAVVDYLPNPLDVPPMIGHDPRDEEKELTRAPSSEEPFSALAFKIAAHPFFGQLTFIRVYSGHVEAGAQVVNSTKGKKERIGKLFQMHANKEMPVEGATAGHIYAAIGLKDTTTGDTLCDSSNQIVLESMSFPEPVISVAIEPNTKGDQEKLSLAIQKLSAEDPTFQVSLNEDTGQTIIAGMGELHLDILVDRMRREFKVEANVGKPQVAYRETIKNVVARHDYTHKKQTGGSGQFAKIQIAIGPLDTSEGELYEFENKVTGGRIPREYIPSVDAGIQDALNDGVLAGYPVVGIKATLIDGAYHDVDSSEMAFKIAGRMAFKEAARKANPILLEPLMDVEVRTPEEYMGEVIGDLNSRRGQMQSMEDAQGVKVIRAHVPLSGMFGYIGDLRSKTQGRAVYSMTFHSYAEVPKAFADEIIQKNRGE